One genomic window of Treponema sp. J25 includes the following:
- a CDS encoding alpha-glucosidase/alpha-galactosidase, which translates to MNQNPQNLKICYIGGGSRNWAWVFMRDLTYERELGGTIYLYDIDTEAARANEIIGNRLMEEHNRGQWKFRAEPSLERALEGADFVLISILPGDFSEMAVDVHEPERYGIYQSVGDTTGPGGLMRALRTIPQYQRLAQAIKQAAPDAWVLNYTNPMTLCTQTLYAEFPEIKAFGCCHEVFGTQKLLIKIMEKYGWVPKGTVHRKEIHTNVMGINHFTWIDRASWKHQDLFPLYQQFAREYAETGFDEGGDDNWMNNFFASCERVKIDLFNRFGLIAAAGDRHLAEFCPPRWYLESPEQVRYWKFTLTPVSFRIQQREELKKKSRAYQEGKETMPVHHSGEEGIRQMKALLGLGDLLTNVNLPNRGQMPDLPLGAVVETNAFFSRDSVQPVITKGLPAEIRTLVLHHLTQYQGILEAARERNLEKAYRVFLNDYQIQKLSPQDARELFTSMTTKTLPSLGEDWGGYR; encoded by the coding sequence ATGAATCAAAATCCACAGAATCTTAAGATTTGCTACATTGGAGGAGGTTCCCGGAATTGGGCCTGGGTCTTTATGCGGGATCTCACCTACGAACGGGAACTGGGAGGCACTATTTATTTATACGATATCGATACCGAGGCGGCCCGGGCAAACGAAATCATCGGGAACCGACTCATGGAAGAGCACAACCGGGGACAATGGAAATTCCGGGCCGAGCCCTCCCTGGAACGAGCCCTTGAGGGGGCCGACTTTGTGCTTATCTCCATTTTACCGGGCGATTTCAGCGAAATGGCGGTAGATGTTCACGAACCAGAACGCTATGGGATTTACCAGAGTGTGGGGGACACCACCGGACCCGGTGGTCTTATGCGGGCCTTGAGGACCATCCCGCAGTATCAACGGCTTGCCCAGGCCATTAAACAGGCCGCCCCAGACGCATGGGTGCTGAACTACACCAATCCCATGACATTGTGTACCCAGACCCTGTACGCCGAATTCCCGGAGATTAAGGCCTTCGGGTGTTGCCACGAAGTATTTGGGACCCAGAAACTTCTCATCAAAATAATGGAAAAATACGGCTGGGTCCCTAAAGGAACGGTCCATCGAAAAGAAATTCACACCAATGTAATGGGGATTAACCATTTTACCTGGATAGATAGGGCAAGCTGGAAACATCAGGACCTCTTTCCCCTCTATCAGCAATTTGCCCGGGAGTACGCAGAGACCGGTTTCGACGAAGGTGGGGATGATAACTGGATGAATAACTTTTTTGCCTCCTGTGAACGGGTGAAAATCGATCTCTTTAATCGTTTTGGATTGATTGCCGCCGCCGGGGATCGGCACCTTGCTGAATTTTGCCCTCCCCGATGGTATTTAGAAAGCCCCGAGCAGGTGCGCTACTGGAAATTCACCCTTACGCCGGTGTCGTTCCGGATTCAACAGCGGGAAGAACTTAAGAAAAAAAGCAGGGCCTACCAGGAGGGAAAAGAAACAATGCCGGTTCATCATTCCGGGGAAGAGGGAATTCGGCAGATGAAAGCCCTGCTGGGTCTGGGAGACCTCCTAACCAATGTTAATCTCCCCAATCGGGGCCAGATGCCCGATCTTCCCCTGGGGGCGGTGGTAGAAACCAACGCATTTTTCTCCCGCGATTCGGTGCAGCCGGTGATTACCAAAGGGCTCCCTGCAGAGATCCGAACGCTGGTTCTCCATCACCTGACGCAATACCAGGGTATCCTTGAGGCCGCCCGGGAACGGAATCTGGAAAAGGCCTATCGGGTGTTTTTAAACGACTATCAGATCCAGAAGCTTTCTCCCCAGGAT